The sequence below is a genomic window from Streptomyces sp. B21-105.
GCTCGACATCCGCGCGCGCTATCTGCTCGATGGTGGTGTCGCTCATCAGGCGTCTCCTTGATCATCGGATCCGCCGATCATTGAACACTCCCGGCTCCCGGCCGGGTCTGGAGGTTAGTAGTCGAGGTCGAGGTAGTCGATGTCGTTGAGGGTGACGTCGGAGAGGCCCATGGCGCGGGCTCCGCCGTCTTGGAAGTAGATGTCTTTGAATCCTTCGGCGATGATCTGGCGCATCTGCTGGTCGCTGGCTCCGGCGTCGCGGGCGTTGAACAAGCGCTGTGCGTAGGTCGGGGGGAGGTGGACGGTAAGCCGTCGGAATCTTCCGTCGTCGGTGGTGCCGATGGGTGCGGTGTATCCGAAGCGGGCCCTTGTCTCTACGGTGATGCCCGTGGTGGTGGCGGCCTGTTTCTGTCGGCGTTTGCGGACCTGGGGCTGCCAGCGGGTCCGTACGGCGGCGTCGATGCGGTCCGTGATCGCCTGTGGCGGGTGTTTGCGTTCGCCCTTGCGGTAGCGCTCGACCGACCGCTGGCTGACCCCGATCTCCTCGGCGACAGCGCGGGTCGTCTTGAGCTGCTTGATCAGGTAGCCGATCTGCCCTTTGAGGGTCTTGGGGGGCTGGCGGGTGAACGCTTCCCTGTCGGCCCGCTCGATGGCGTCCTCGATTTCTGCCACGGCTCAGCCTTTCTCGACGGTGGGGTCCTGGCCGCCGGTGTCGGCCGACGGGGTCCGCGTCGTGTGCGTCCATCCGGTGTCGGGCACTGGCCTACTCTCCTTCGTCGAGGACGGCGTCGCCGCCTTTGATGTGGCGGGCGGGGTTGTGGCCCTGTTCCATGAGGTCGACCGCCCAGAGCATCGACTGGACGCCCTCCAGCTTCGCTAGGCCGGGGGTGGGTCCGAGGCGGAAGCCGCCGGGCTGGGGCTTGCCGGAGGCGGCGTAGGGCAGGAAGTCCAGCGGGCTGTCCCCGGGGCTGGGGTAGACGACGCAGTCGGAGAGCACGGCGAGCGGGTACAGGCCCGTCATCGTGGCCATGTTGCGCATCTTGCGGTGCATGTTGACGCGGGCCTTGGAGATGACGGCGGCGCGGATGTCGGGCCGCCAGGTGGGGCGTTGGAGGGCCGGCCACCGTTCGCCCTCCTTGTA
It includes:
- the tpg gene encoding telomere-protecting terminal protein Tpg, which produces MAEIEDAIERADREAFTRQPPKTLKGQIGYLIKQLKTTRAVAEEIGVSQRSVERYRKGERKHPPQAITDRIDAAVRTRWQPQVRKRRQKQAATTTGITVETRARFGYTAPIGTTDDGRFRRLTVHLPPTYAQRLFNARDAGASDQQMRQIIAEGFKDIYFQDGGARAMGLSDVTLNDIDYLDLDY